One genomic segment of Nothobranchius furzeri strain GRZ-AD chromosome 10, NfurGRZ-RIMD1, whole genome shotgun sequence includes these proteins:
- the fgf13b gene encoding fibroblast growth factor 13b isoform X2 gives MSGKTKGKEERDHATKEPQLKGIVTRLSSRQGFQLQMQPDGTIDGTKDEDSTYAVFNLIPVGLRVVAIQGVQTKLYLAMNNEGFVYTSEHFTPECKFKESVFENYYVTYSSMMYRQQNSGRAWYLGLNKDGAIMKGNHVKKNKAAAHFIPKPLKVAMYREPSLHDLTELSRSSSGTPTKSRSASNLLNGGRKTPSNDDLS, from the exons AGCCCCAGTTAAAGGGCATTGTGACCAGACTTTCCAGTCGCCAGGGCTTCCAGCTGCAGATGCAGCCTGACGGCACCATTGATGGAACCAAGGATGAAGACAGCACCTATG ccGTGTTCAACCTGATCCCCGTTGGGCTTCGTGTGGTGGCCATCCAGGGCGTCCAGACCAAACTCTACCTAGCGATGAACAACGAAGGCTTCGTCTACACCTCT GAACACTTCACCCCGGAGTGTAAGTTTAAGGAGTCGGTGTTTGAGAACTACTACGTCACCTACTCCTCCATGATGTACCGGCAGCAGAACTCAGGCCGGGCTTGGTACCTGGGACTCAACAAGGACGGGGCAATCATGAAGGGGAACCACGTCAAGAAGAACAAGGCTGCTGCACACTTCATACCCAAACCACTCAAAG tggccATGTACAGGGAACCATCCCTCCATGACCTGACGGAGCTCTCACGTTCAAGCAGCGGCACACCAACCAAGAGCCGCAGCGCTTCAAACCTTCTCAACGGTGGCAGGAAGACGCCCAGCAACGATGACTTATCCTAG
- the fgf13b gene encoding fibroblast growth factor 13b isoform X3 gives MAFPLRRSTSEPQLKGIVTRLSSRQGFQLQMQPDGTIDGTKDEDSTYAVFNLIPVGLRVVAIQGVQTKLYLAMNNEGFVYTSEHFTPECKFKESVFENYYVTYSSMMYRQQNSGRAWYLGLNKDGAIMKGNHVKKNKAAAHFIPKPLKVAMYREPSLHDLTELSRSSSGTPTKSRSASNLLNGGRKTPSNDDLS, from the exons AGCCCCAGTTAAAGGGCATTGTGACCAGACTTTCCAGTCGCCAGGGCTTCCAGCTGCAGATGCAGCCTGACGGCACCATTGATGGAACCAAGGATGAAGACAGCACCTATG ccGTGTTCAACCTGATCCCCGTTGGGCTTCGTGTGGTGGCCATCCAGGGCGTCCAGACCAAACTCTACCTAGCGATGAACAACGAAGGCTTCGTCTACACCTCT GAACACTTCACCCCGGAGTGTAAGTTTAAGGAGTCGGTGTTTGAGAACTACTACGTCACCTACTCCTCCATGATGTACCGGCAGCAGAACTCAGGCCGGGCTTGGTACCTGGGACTCAACAAGGACGGGGCAATCATGAAGGGGAACCACGTCAAGAAGAACAAGGCTGCTGCACACTTCATACCCAAACCACTCAAAG tggccATGTACAGGGAACCATCCCTCCATGACCTGACGGAGCTCTCACGTTCAAGCAGCGGCACACCAACCAAGAGCCGCAGCGCTTCAAACCTTCTCAACGGTGGCAGGAAGACGCCCAGCAACGATGACTTATCCTAG